In Mytilus edulis chromosome 3, xbMytEdul2.2, whole genome shotgun sequence, the genomic window tataaattcttaGATCTTCATGTAACTATACATATAGGTCATTTATTTGGgtattcaattataaaaaaatactggTAAATATCTCAAATTTCTATTGAATTTTATCTACAGGTTCAATGTTCAGTCTATTAATTATTGAGATTCTTCTTAAATTTCTGATATAATGTcatgaaaaaaacttttattgaaAACTATTGTCCTTCTTGCAGTAAAAACCTTCAACATACCCACTGAAAACAGATTATGTGTGTGAATGAATCAagcaaaagtgtttttttttaaaagtcacctCAGTAACTTGTCCTTTATAAGATTTAATATTTGACAAGCAGCCACCTTGTCATGGCAACTCcccaaaaaatatatgtatatattacaaCACAAATGACTTTCATTTAATCACCAATTTCAAAATTAAGTTTTCTGCTTAATTAAGTTTGATCAGAACTTCTTATGATAGACTATGAGATTTTCTGTAAAGTTTTGTTAGTATTACTACATCTCAATTCTTATGATTAGAGTGAAATTTGGGGAAAGGTTTTGTTTCTAGACAATATCTTTTGAGCCATAAATCTTATCTTAACCAAACTTGCTTATATTGATAAGCAGATGGACAAATTGTTTTTGCAACATAAATGCACCTTGCTATCAACtatccatatacatgtacaagtttaATGCTATATTGTTTATCCTGATTTGCATGAGATTTGAGGTAAAAGTACATCtaaatttctgtaaatttttCCTCCCTTTGAATTAAGAAATTTTGCTAATGCCTGTTATTTTTATGTTACTCATTCTTTGTTTGACATAGAATAACACTCTAATTTTGCATAGTTTTTTCCAAATGTATGTTCTTCTGTGAACATATGATCAAATTCTTCAGTCTGTCTTGTCATTCTAAAAATGTTTTGATGCACTAAAATTTTAAtacttaatacatgtatgttttcaaaatatcttactcaaactgtgcaattgaaatcAATTGCTCTCGGACATTAAAATCTGCTAATCTTCATTTCTAGTTAATATCTAAACGTGTTAGCTTGCATTATACTTATAGATGTCTACTCACCTTTTAAttgttcttttaataaaaaaaatttgatatgcaCTGAAGTTTAATGTGTTCTCCAAGCAGCAAGCTAAATAAATATAAGAGTTTTGCTTTGAAAATAAGGGTTTGATTGtttactgtaaattctgaaatttttgcaTGCATTTAATACTGCAGTTGTTTAACAATTGATACAAATGTGAGATTAATTAACAATTATTTTGCTTTAagtaaaagttatcaaaattttaaaatgtgattatttatttttgcaaatcgTATTCCAGCACAATAATAGTAAAAACCTTGCAAAAAAATGTCTGTATTTACAGTATTAACTTTAGATAAAATCTTAAGTGGTATTAAGCTGAGTTACATTTTAAGTGATCGTAATATTAAATGGGCTCTTTGCCAGATTACaatctataaataaaaaagacatatattaaaaacaatataaattctCTACCCATATTAACATGAAATTGACCTGAAGAAGTTCTTCTTGAAAAAATTGATTTGGTTAAatcaaataaatctttttaaagatgaaaagcaaacaattttatttaatgaTAATCTGGGTAATGTTGGTGAATCTTTAAGTGACGATTTTAAACAGGAAAAGATGGATGTATACAGTCCTTATGATACAATGAACTAGACAGGAAGTTCAGTCGAAATTGTTTTCCTATAAATAAGATGTAGATTACATACCAAACGACAAACATGGAGGAATTTAGTTTCTTGGATATGGAGTTCGATACATATTCATGTATTACTTTCAAAAGAAATTCAGGTTATATAATCATTTGaattttcttaatttattaaattttgattttaaattttaagagAAATTGTTTCtaagtttttaagatttttaatgataaaattagGGAGGACAATAATAGTTAAAATGGAGGCAGAGGAAGTTATTTCTTGTTGGCAGAAGCTGAcctaattaaaatattttgttgatgtgATACGTCTATTATTGCATAAATGGTATTCAATGTTAAGAGAAAATGTTCTTGATGATAACTAAAGTTTACTTGATGTTTTTgcatattaaaattataatacaaaGTTATAAAGACAAAAAGTTAAAACTTTCAGTTCTGATATTTGCTGTGTTAATTAATGATGGACTTGTTCATCAGCTACTTCAACACTATTTACTAACTTTCactaaaaaatcttatttttaataaaaacacattcaaaattaaatagaATTTACCAATGATGTTCTGAAGTTGAATAATCTTATTTGACAGGACCAAAAAGATCAGCATTACAAGCCATGCTTGCTAATCTCGGCACTGAAGACGATGTGCATGCTGGGGCAGCATCGTCAGGACAATCTCCTCCTTCATCTTCGGGAAATAGCATGCCCGATATAGATGAAATGGGTATGCACATTAGTCATACTGATACAATATAATTCTAATTTTGTCAGTTGAGTGAGCAGTGTATTTAGACAAAATTagaattacaaatgtatatgattGAACTGCCGGGACTTTCCTAAGTTTTAACTTGCATTTGGGTGTAATTATAATTCAGGAAAGCTAGCTTTTGCAAAAATCTGGTGAAggcattttaatattttacttataatcATAGTAAAACATTTAAAGCCATAAATTGAAGTGTTATGCATAAATTCAGAGTGGTGATATAAATTTCagaattgtttgttttttgtagtTTTTAGCTTTGCACGattcacatcttttttatttcacaaatctGCTTTATTCCACCTAGGAAAGTCCCTGATTTATTTATAGATAGAGTATGTTGTTTTAACATTTATTGTTTATCAATCCACATTAATATATTGTAAATGTTCAATGTTGTATGCAGCAAACCCTTGCAGTTAACCTTTGGTGTTATTATCAGTGTAGAAAAAGTCTTAACCATAACATGTATAGTAAAATGAACTTATGAAGTAGGTGTCATCAATGCATGTCACAAAATAGTAATTTCTTTCTTTCCACATTTTTACTCTAGAATATTACTTGTCAGGTGAAGACTGAAAAACCTCTGATAGTCTAATCTAGTCTAAACTGCAAATGGTAGAAAATCTTACCTTAAGATGCCTGGTATTTCCAAGACTAGAATTCTTGCTGATGTtaaaattcccccccccccccccttatctgTCAATGTTCATatagatttttaataaaaaaaaaaatagatggaAAAAGACACAGGAACTTATTCTATCCCAGCAAGTTAGGTAGGAAAGATATATTGAATCGGTCAATAGCAACTGAGATAACCAACAGCAGACCAGAAATAGTTCTCCTTGTTTCATTTCCattgaaaatttacttttatagattttttaatttatataaaaaaaagttcttttttgGTATCAAATAGGGAATTGTTTTATTACTCTCATGTATATCATAACTTTGTTGCAGCTgcttaaaagaaaaatacaagttGACAAAATGTCTCaaggttgtcagtttatttataaGATTTCAAAGTCTGTGATTGTGATGCATcttattaattttaattgaagATTGACTTCcttttatgtttatttaattaCAAATTGACCCATTTATGAATATAATGTTATGTTGAGAAATTTGTCAGATAGCCACACCTCCAGATGAAATGTTGAGATTTCCTGTTGTAGGTGGTAAGAGTCATTGAAATATGAAGACAAGTATGATTTATGTAGTTGTTGTTCTCATAATTACAATTAAAGAATGTAGATTTAAtcatattatgttttatttgtaggCGTTCAGGGTGGTGGATCCATGCCATTTTCATCGTCCAATAATCAGCGACAGATAATGAATGCTGAGGAAGATGCTCTGGAAGCATTAGAACTTGGGGAATTAGCTGGAATAACTCCTCAGGACGAATTTGACCCTGTTAATAATAATTATGATGTAAGATTTGTATATAGCATATGTTTAACTCTGAAATGACATATCTATACAACTAATTGGCAGAAGACAACTTAATCTAGTTTGAAATGAATCTTGATAGATTCAATTTTGATCAGAAGAGAAAGAATAGtctaatttgaaaaatatttcaagacTTTTTATAATGACTTCTCCACAATAGTACAACAAATGTAGGTAGCATTAAGTTTTCCAGTCCAGTGTATCCATCCCTTAATTTGTCTATCCATATCGCCTTATATATTGGTTAAAGGTTGTTTACTATGAATTTGTGGTCACAACAAATTGAACCTTAgtatttattttccttttgatgtgaatttttgaaaaaatatttgctaATTTAAGGGTTTTGACCAAGATTTTGAGGTTAATTGAGCAAGGAAATATAATAGAATGAGAGGTGATGGTGTCGTATAAACCTATATTCTTGTTGTGctttaattgaaaataacaaaGAACTGATGCCAAAGACAAGTTGAACTATGGAAAACAGATATATTTATTGTTAGTTTAGCCTTTAATTTGGGAAGATTCATTAAAAAAGATGGTAGCTATTATACCAACAATCTTCAAAACAATTGtgtattgaaaaataaagaaatgatgtAGAGAGAGGAAAGGAGCCATAATGTTCACAATTGTGTTATTTAAGTTTTCCTATACTTACAAAGACAATGTACATGGTGATGTTTAAACATAAACACTTACACCAAATGAGAAGTTTATATACTTGAATCTGAAGTTTATATACTtgaatctgaaatgaaaaaaaaattgaaacattctgTTTATGATTATTTTGTGTTGTAGAATTTGTCACCAAAAGAACCTTTCAGGAAAACTTGGAATGCCAAGTACACGTTACGAAGGTAAGCTAAACTTAAAAATATTTGCAATTCCGATAACATAGAGGTAACTATTAAAATATGCAGTAACAATATATCGAAATAAAACAATGGGCTAACAAATTTGTTGAAGTGTAAGCTCTTAGAAAAAGGGATAccttaatatttttctttaagtcaaaaacaattCTGATTTAGATCTTTGATAGTCAGTcaaaaaaatgtgaattaaaaGATTATGTGTGTTTGTCCTTAACTTACCTACCAACaaaatagctgcctactcaaGCATTTTCTTTGTCCTGATgtggataattttttttaatcataggCATGAAGACTTAAAATAACTCATCTGACATTTCAATTTCTCTTTGCTAAAAAAAAGGAGATGCCTAGCTATCTATCCACTGTCTCTACCTTTGGGTaaggtttgggcaaaccaaaatgtttttaagtgtggcctcacatgatattttgactttattttcaGCCATTTTGATGGTGTTCGAGCCCTGGCCTTCCATCCTGTTGAACCTGTTTTATTAACAGCTTCTGAAGACCATACGTTAAAATTATGGAATTTACAGAAAACAGTCCCTGCAAAAAAGTAAGTTTTAATCTAGTTGTTTATTTACAGACATCAACACAATCTTCTTCTAgtctatttatttattaaatttcttAACAGATACTAGGTAAGCTATCAATGAATAAATCAAAAGACATGTATCTGTAAAtgtatgcaagacaatgataaTACCATTTAGAAAAACATGTATAAGGCAATGTTggacaaaaatttgaaaaaaaacaaaatattttctatatttgtAAAAACAGTTGTAATAATTATCTAATTTGCATTCTTTTTTTCATTAAGTTGAAAAGCCTTAGAAACAGTTGGTATCCCTGTGGCTAAATTtgcatttttaaccggatttttgtgacaaaaatgtcggttattaatttggggatgtacggcgggcggccgggcggtcgggcggtcgggcggctgggcgggcgggcgggcgggcggcaatcaaatgttgtccatgcattaactcatgaaccgttcaaccaaagcttttaaaattttaatatgttattactgacacctatacgaaggtcaagttcaataatggcgattttgacttttaccgttcaggagttatggttcttgaaaggcggcaatcaaatgttgtccgtgcattaactcatgaaccgttcaaccaaagcttttaaaattttaatatgttattactgacaactatatggaggtcaagttaaataatggcgattttgacttttaccgttcaggagttatggttcttgaaagattgaaaaatggagttttgagtcgtgtccgtgcattgactcatgaactgttcttccaaagcttcccaaattttaatatgttgttactgatgacagaatggaggtcaagttcaataatgacgattttgacttttaccgttcaggagttatggttcttgaaagattgaaaaatggagtttccagtcgtgtccgtgcatttatgcatgaactgttctaccaaagcttccgaaattttaatatgctgttactgatgacaaaatggaggtcaagttcaataatgacgattttgacttttactgttcaggagttatggttcttgaaagattgaaaaatggtgtttcccgtcgtgtccgtgcattttctcatgaaccattcaaccaaatcttttgaaattttaatatgttgttactgatgacaaaatagaggtcaagttccataatgacgattttgacttttactgttcaggagttatggttcttgaaagattgtaaaatggcgtttccattcacgttgttgcatttactcatgaaccattcaatctaagcttttcaaatattattatttcaaaatgttgatactgatgacaaaatggaggtcaaatttgatattaatgattttcactttcaccattcatcagtaatggttcttgtgatattgccaggacacaaataaatgtaaataaattcggtttgctgtcgttgtgacagcctcttgttcataAAAGATCTAGACTTATTAGTTTTTGCTGCTTTAAAATCCAAGTTTAAGAAAGACACCCTATTTTCCTTTTGAAAAAGAAGCAGCTGAGAGTAACCAAtgaataagaaatttaaaaaaaaccagactaTAGTTAGTGACATGACATTGTATAAagtgtattattgtttgttttttagaACTGCATCATTAGATGTTGAACCTGTATACACATTTAGAGCACATATAGGGCCAGTATTATGTTTAGCCATTAATGCTACAGGGGAACAGTGTTACAGTGGTGGAATAGATTCTACAATAAAATGTTGGAATATACCTAATTCAAACATAGATCCATACGATTCATTTGGTAAGTCGCATCATATTACAGTAATGAAGTTAAGTGgtttaaaatttcttttcaatTATTGAAGTGAATAGTGTAAAGTGATAGATGAGCCTATATGTCTCACTTATGTTTTGTAACTGCTCCTGAACCTCTTGACAGGATTAGTTTATTTTCTCAGAAGATGTACGTTTTCACCTCTTATTTTATATCTTTCTCCCAATAATTATCCGGGTTTGAACGAACTTTGTCATATCCTTTTATACAGTACACATTTACTTTTAGGGCAAATTTTGAATCTGTGCTTTTTCAATAAAGCTTTGCTTAAAACTTCTTGTCTTTTACAGGTTATTATTAGCCATGAAAATACCCTAAACTCAGTAATAAAAGTAatagtaaaatgtcaaaataccCTAAACTcagtaataaaaataatactaaaatgtCAAAATACCCTAAACTCAGTAATAAAGATAATACTAAAATGTCAAAATACCCTAAACTcagtaataaaaataatagtaaaatgtcaaaataccCTAAACTcagtaataaaaataatagtaaaatgtcaaaataccCTAAACTcagtaataaaaataatagtaaaatgtcaaaataacgaAAAATTGCAATTCAGCAATGGGACTGAATAATGTCTTTCTTATTTCTTCCAGATCCAAGTGTTCTACAAGAAACTTTAGTTGGCCATACAGATGCAGTATGGGGTTTATCAATACACTCATCTAAAACACAACTTCTGTCAAATTCTTCTGATGGAACAGTGAAGTTATGGAGTCCAGGAGCCAAATCTCCATTACTGAATTCATTTACAGCAGATACTGGTAATTGTCACTATACCTTATccattttataataattgttcAGATGATTTGCATTGTCCTGTCTATTTACAAtatctttatttgttttggtATACATTTATGGCATGTATGGAACACATTGACGTTTAGCTTGATAGCTGCAAAATAGCTAGTCTATGAAATTATTATATTTGTTCTCTACCTTTTGAAGTATCAACAGAAGTTGTAAATATCCAACAAAATTATGGGTAAGGTAACACAATAGGACTGTAAAACCTATTTGACCTTGTGTTGCTCTATTAAAAATAGCTGATACAAAGTGCAACAAATAAGCAAAAGCAAATTATAATTTTATGCACACAAAGTACACACTCAATTAGATCAGATGTCACACATGCATTCTAAATGTCATGTGCTTAAGAAATTtaacaataatcaaaataaatgattttaaagtatTTATTCTTCATTATTATTTTCTTAACAGATGATGGTGTACCAACATCAGTAGATTTTGTGCGTTGTGATCCTAGCCAAATGGTAGCTTCTTACACATCTTCAAATACTTACATTTATGATTTAGAAACTGCAAAACAAATACTCTGTTTAGAAACTAAAATCAATATAGGTAAGTATTGTTTTACCATTTAATTAAAAGATTCCCATCTACAAAATAATTAAGAACAAAGATAAGATTTAGCAGATATGATACAGGAATTGAATTCTGTAGTCAATATTGGGTGTTTTCTTTAAATACTGACCAACAGCCTAaatgttcacttttttttttaacttcaggCTGTTGTGAATTCCATTAATAACAAGTAGGGTGACATGTAAAGCATCATCTTAGGACTCCccattattttgatatttgtagCATGCATATAGTTTTTTTCAGGATTATGTTGCTTTTCTTATGGAACATGaagttgtgaaatataacattatatatttattttttcagatacTAATAATAGTAATCAAATCAATAGAATAATAACACATCCAACACGTCCAGTCACTATTACAGCACATGAAGACAGGCACATTAGATTTTTTGACAATAACACAGGTaatgttcattaaaaaatataaaaagtttcaATTATTTGAGAAGAAGTCTTGTgtatgttatttgttttaatgtaGCTTGACTGTTAAATACTAttactgatatatatatttatatactgcTGCTCAAAAGGAGGGGGAATGGTACTGTTTTTAACGCTGTCAGTTTTTTCTTACCTTACATAGTTCTACGAAATTTTTCTCAGTTACTACAAATTAGAGTTTCCTGAAATTTGTAATcattcttcatttgaaaatgataTGCTGTGTAATACAGTTTCAGAATCATTTATCCTCAACTGCCTGTTTACCTAATATGTATATATTCTGACAAATAAGTGATATGAATGAAATTTTTGTGGCATTTTTCCAGAGTACTACAAATAAGTTTTTCCTGTTCACTGAATTTTTTCAAGTGGGGTATCATTAATGCGCTCACAGATTTACTCGTTACTAGTTTGTTAGTTTTATGTAAAAAGGTCTTAATGATTTTTAGAAGCTTCAAGTCATTTGCTAAGTAGCATTgactttttcaactgtttttatgCCCCCATTTAGGGCCATTATGTTTTTCAATCGGTGCGTCAGGTtttctgtctgtcctgcttcaggtttttggtttaagtttttggtcaaagtagtttttgatgaagtcaaatcaacttgaaactaagtacacaagTTCTCTATGCTATgatcttctaatttttatgccaattTAGAGTTTTGATCTCAAATTCAGGGTCCaccgaacatagaaaatgatgagTGGGGCtcatggacatattcttgtttgttGAGTAATAATTTTCCTCAATGGAAAAGAAATAAGCTATACAGATGTTTTTTATCCAGTTTCTCATGTAATAATAAGTTTCTAAAATTTAATAACATATAATTCCCCCTTcagaaaaagatttaaaaatactGTTTATTGTTACAGGTAAATTAATCCATTCAATGGTGGCACATTTAGATGCTGTGACGAGTTTAGCAATTGATCCAAATGGACTTTATTTATTGTCTGGAAGTAAGTATTTGTTTACATCTGtaattatttatctatttatagtTGTGCATTTTTAGAGTGTTACAAATGCTGCTTTTGTCTCTCCTTATTAGTTTGTATTCCAAGTTTGTGTTAACCAATCCAGTAAAATTAATGGTTAAAGACTCCTTTCGATTTTTATGATTCTAAGACTCACCTATTTCTACATGCATGAAATAATCTTTGactgaaaacaaatttcaaaatttacctTTATTCAAAATAGCAACATATTTGTCTTTCAtgagaagttaaaaaaaagatattgtatTAGTTACAAAGTTAGGCATTAGTATTTGTGTAAGGCTaaaatgaaaatgagttcaaTATTGTGTTTCTGCTTTTTTACAGGTCATGATTGCTCTATTAGGTTATGGAATTTGGACAGTAACACTTGTGTACAAGAAATAACTGCACATAGGAAAAAATTTGACGAATCAATATTTGATGTAGCTTTTCACCCGTCAAAGCCTTACATAGCTAGTGCTGGAGCTGATGCATTAGCTAAAGTGTTTGTATGACCCGGAAAATAAAGCTTAGGATATAGCTAATTACCATTCAATGCAAAAAGTAAAGGCCCTGGCCTAAACTGTCTGTGCCCAGGGAACATAATCATGCTGTGTTCATTTGTAAGCTTGGAACACGAGGAAACATGTATGTCCGGAGAGAGAGTAAATATTCAtgagaatttgtaaaaaaaaaagattttgtattTAAGAAGTTTTTGTGTAGTGTACAAAAGACAAttaacaaattagatttttaaaacaatttgcagaaactgtatttatttatgtttaatacAGTAAATCTATGAGTGATACCCAGTTAGTGCTATTCAAGTTTTTCTTTCATTCGTTATATTTCAGTTTATATTGTAGGCAATATAAATGATGCTAGCAGACACAAATTTTTGGAGGGGGTTCATATTTATTTATCCGTCCatacaaaagtttaaatcaacaaaaacaaatgagaGGGGTTAGATAGGTATTTGGTCCAAATATGTAAAGCAATAATTAGCGGGaacttttgaaatttgaaataataatttgaccTTTTGATATATTCCAGTGAAGACTTTTATTAACAAGTATACTGGTATTTACAATTGAAAATAAGATAGTTATTTGCAGTTTACAAAATATCTTAAAAGTGAATTTAGTGTTCGTTGTTATGTTATTTACTGAAATCAGTAAATTATGTTTTAATGACCTATTAACAATGAATACCAAAAGGAATTAATTGTATCCATATTATGGACCAAAGAAACCCCTTAAATGTTCAACTCATCCTTTttacatataaacaaaataatgttttgtttttatttctttttgcttTCTATCCTTCTATGAAGgtaaaaaaaagaagaggaaAAGTAAAGATAAGTAATTATGTTCCCAGTCCCATGGCCTATATATGTGATAAAACAATGTCACCAATTCATACTAACATGTTATGTGTATAGTTCACAAATGTgacagttatttatttatttcaattattaaaaaagtGTATTGCAACTCATCACTTATTTTCATTTCAGTTTaacaattatgttttaataagcATATCAGAgattaaattatgatttattgtttattttatgcaTTTAATATTTCAATTCATTTGTATGTAGACTCGCTATAGATACTCATTTCACATCAACAATATTCTTTCTCACCTTTATATATACCACTTATATATATTGCAAGTATATATTAGATTTTCAGTTGGATTTATGCTTGTGAACCATCTAACTTGAAATTATATTATCTACCTCTTATAAGTGAATTGTAATCAGCAAATTTATTCAATGTAACTCAGTTTTAAAGAGAGCTCACTTGTTTTAAAGGCATAGTATTCTATTTTGTCATCTATCAGTATGCTAGATATACCTCTCCAACAAATGTACTTTATTCATTGTTTCTCTATGAAGATTGAAAATCTGTGGAGATGCCCAGTCATGCAGTCAAATTTATCATACAAGggatatgtttcattttttttgtcctATACATACAGGCATAGATAACGGAAAAGTAAATCTCACATTTATATTGACAACTCAGATATTCTAGGAGAAAAATTGTCCAAAGAATGAAAACCAACACTTCATAAAAAAAGAAGGTAACAAACTGACATGATGTCAATTTTCCAACATAAGAAAGGTATtactatataaaacaaatttgctTGATGAACCATTGTGCAATAAAACACCTGCTAAATCACAAATATATTGGAATCAAAATATAGgtaaaaatatcataattataAACCAAGGGTATATAACTTGTGATATTAAAATTGCAGTTAATCTTTTCTTTCTTCCTCTCCATAGATCTTACATTAAATGTTTATCTACCATCTGTCATATATAACCAATTTTTAATATCTATGTACTGTATGATTACTCTTGTGATACATTATTTTTAACCTCAGATTTACTCCCATAGAAGTTTGTGTAGTATGTTAGCATATACTTAAGTTCTTACAATGATGCAGATGAAgcttaatttcatttttttatttatttttggaagCAAACCAGTACAAAGGATGATGCAGGGTTTGGAAAAGGTTgttctaaatataaaaataatatgattatgtgaaagaaaatacaaaatatatattaacattgaaatattaaagacaaaaatcataattaattTCAGTGAACATATATTGTTTCATTTGTtctaaatacaaaattataatatGTTTACTTGAAGGAAAATAcaagatatatatattaagttattaacaatgaaatattattgaaaaaaaatcataattaatatcTGACAATGAACACATATTGTTTCATGACTTAGATTTATATATTAATCcatgtataaaatttatatagTCTTTTCTTCTTGACTTTTTTATTAAGAGAAGAAAGGATTCTatcttaaaataaatgaaaaagaacTATACCTCAAAAATTGGTTAGAATTTAGTAAGAATGTTAAACAGTAAATTGTATATTCTTAATAATTCTAAAGAACAATCTTTCAGCCAAATTGCAGACTGAAAAGAAACAATTATATATTAGaaagataaataatttataatttgcaaaaaagataaataatttataatttgcaagaaagataaataatttataatttgcaagaaagataaataatttataatttgcaagaaagataaataatttataatttgcaTTTGAAAGAAAAATGCTAGTCCAATAGATTACGCACATTTAAATGTTGCATATGCATACCTAAGGAAAGTTATCAGTTTGTTTCTGTTCAATTTCTGTATTTTCTAGAAACTTGTTTGCTATCTTATAACTATTTTTCACTGACATTAAGTTAAATGATCAACAATCCTTGAACTGGAGTTTCGGTTATTGCtaatttgtcaaaaatattcCTTAATATATTTGAATTGACTGAAACTTGAATTCCACTTTGATGAGTTATCATCAATTTAGTAGTCAAATCTTGCCAGTTTAACAGCAAATGTTTACACTATATCAAAATAAAGGATAGTTGGTTAATAGTTTACTGTAGaca contains:
- the LOC139514367 gene encoding striatin-3-like isoform X5 — translated: MINDSEGPQNGGSLGPVSGAIGMMTKQQDESIQRPQYSMPGILHFLQTEWSRFEMERSQWEVERAELQARIAFLQGERKGQENLKQDLVRRIKMLEYALKQERSKYHKLKYGTEINQEDLKPPALEKKDDEPEQNEITTSNSNVSWRQGRHLLRQYLQEIGYTDTIIDVRSARVRSLLGLQAHNIENEAEGAQPALVNGELSPAKRNNDQGKARPAGKKVPASLVDDIFMESEKSVLATLDFLDNEGIDDDDDDDDDDDDDNDEEDIMAADEKREVRRIVKRPGPGVDGIIAGDEETEEALREFDFLVAENEDGAGETRSHGDGPEWGVQGGGSMPFSSSNNQRQIMNAEEDALEALELGELAGITPQDEFDPVNNNYDNLSPKEPFRKTWNAKYTLRSHFDGVRALAFHPVEPVLLTASEDHTLKLWNLQKTVPAKKTASLDVEPVYTFRAHIGPVLCLAINATGEQCYSGGIDSTIKCWNIPNSNIDPYDSFDPSVLQETLVGHTDAVWGLSIHSSKTQLLSNSSDGTVKLWSPGAKSPLLNSFTADTDDGVPTSVDFVRCDPSQMVASYTSSNTYIYDLETAKQILCLETKINIDTNNSNQINRIITHPTRPVTITAHEDRHIRFFDNNTGKLIHSMVAHLDAVTSLAIDPNGLYLLSGSHDCSIRLWNLDSNTCVQEITAHRKKFDESIFDVAFHPSKPYIASAGADALAKVFV
- the LOC139514367 gene encoding striatin-3-like isoform X8, translated to MINDSEGPQNGGSLGPVSGAIGMMTKQQDESIQRPQYSMPGILHFLQTEWSRFEMERSQWEVERAELQARIAFLQGERKGQENLKQDLVRRIKMLEYALKQERSKYHKLKYGTEINQEDLKPPALEKKDDEPEQNEITTSNSNVSWRQGRHLLRQYLQEIGYTDTIIDVRSARVRSLLGLQAHNIENEAEGAQPALVNGELSPAKRNNDQGKASDEEDIMAADEKREVRRIVKRPGPGVDGIIAGDEETEEALREFDFLVAENEDGAGETRSHGDGPEWGVQGGGSMPFSSSNNQRQIMNAEEDALEALELGELAGITPQDEFDPVNNNYDNLSPKEPFRKTWNAKYTLRSHFDGVRALAFHPVEPVLLTASEDHTLKLWNLQKTVPAKKTASLDVEPVYTFRAHIGPVLCLAINATGEQCYSGGIDSTIKCWNIPNSNIDPYDSFDPSVLQETLVGHTDAVWGLSIHSSKTQLLSNSSDGTVKLWSPGAKSPLLNSFTADTDDGVPTSVDFVRCDPSQMVASYTSSNTYIYDLETAKQILCLETKINIDTNNSNQINRIITHPTRPVTITAHEDRHIRFFDNNTGKLIHSMVAHLDAVTSLAIDPNGLYLLSGSHDCSIRLWNLDSNTCVQEITAHRKKFDESIFDVAFHPSKPYIASAGADALAKVFV
- the LOC139514367 gene encoding striatin-3-like isoform X7; its protein translation is MINDSEGPQNGGSLGPVSGAIGMMTKQQDESIQRPQYSMPGILHFLQTEWSRFEMERSQWEVERAELQARIAFLQGERKGQENLKQDLVRRIKMLEYALKQERSKYHKLKYGTEINQEDLKPPALEKKDDEPEQNEITTSNSNVSWRQGRHLLRQYLQEIGYTDTIIDVRSARVRSLLGLQAHNIENEAEGAQPALVNGELSPAKRNNDQGKASDEEDIMAADEKREVRRIVKRPGPGVDGIIAGDEETEEALREFDFLVAENEDGAGETRSHGDGPEWEKKDDEWKVDPQKLSKFKEQCEKERKGKKSSVQGGGSMPFSSSNNQRQIMNAEEDALEALELGELAGITPQDEFDPVNNNYDNLSPKEPFRKTWNAKYTLRSHFDGVRALAFHPVEPVLLTASEDHTLKLWNLQKTVPAKKTASLDVEPVYTFRAHIGPVLCLAINATGEQCYSGGIDSTIKCWNIPNSNIDPYDSFDPSVLQETLVGHTDAVWGLSIHSSKTQLLSNSSDGTVKLWSPGAKSPLLNSFTADTDDGVPTSVDFVRCDPSQMVASYTSSNTYIYDLETAKQILCLETKINIDTNNSNQINRIITHPTRPVTITAHEDRHIRFFDNNTGKLIHSMVAHLDAVTSLAIDPNGLYLLSGSHDCSIRLWNLDSNTCVQEITAHRKKFDESIFDVAFHPSKPYIASAGADALAKVFV